From Lysinibacillus sp. SGAir0095, the proteins below share one genomic window:
- a CDS encoding tetratricopeptide repeat protein, protein MLYDRELFEKLLHDHIEIFHPEQIEEALNLFNRSLDGDSNAMLEIAFIYRMMDKYSDSVHWLKEAALLENKKAMYELGNCYFEGLGIEESYEKAFSYYKRAAEMGHADSANNLADMYLNGEGVEVNAKEALNWFEIAASQDVVEAMFTLGIMYEQGIGMEPEEVRAFHHYLKSANGGYEDAQYRVGTVYLDGLLGQEKNIEFALKWFEKAAETHHIDSIYNLGFLYENALGVPRNGKKALYYYKRAALLGDYQAKLNIASIYELGIDVPKNRKEAAKWRNAAMHQMQPFD, encoded by the coding sequence ATGCTTTATGACCGTGAATTATTCGAAAAATTATTACATGACCATATAGAAATATTTCATCCTGAACAAATTGAAGAAGCATTAAATTTATTTAACCGTTCTTTAGATGGTGACAGCAATGCGATGCTTGAAATTGCCTTTATTTATCGAATGATGGATAAATACAGTGATTCGGTGCATTGGTTGAAGGAAGCAGCACTTTTAGAAAATAAAAAAGCTATGTATGAACTTGGAAATTGTTATTTTGAAGGGCTAGGTATTGAAGAAAGCTATGAAAAGGCCTTTTCGTATTATAAAAGGGCAGCTGAAATGGGGCATGCTGATAGTGCCAATAATTTAGCAGATATGTACCTAAATGGTGAAGGTGTAGAGGTTAATGCAAAGGAAGCTTTAAATTGGTTTGAAATTGCTGCTTCACAAGATGTTGTGGAAGCAATGTTTACCCTAGGTATTATGTATGAACAAGGAATTGGCATGGAACCGGAAGAAGTAAGAGCCTTTCACCATTACTTAAAATCAGCAAACGGGGGCTATGAAGATGCACAGTATCGGGTTGGTACGGTTTATTTAGATGGTCTGCTAGGACAGGAGAAGAATATCGAGTTCGCCTTAAAATGGTTTGAAAAAGCAGCTGAAACGCACCACATTGATTCGATTTATAATTTAGGTTTTTTATATGAAAATGCTTTAGGGGTACCCCGAAATGGGAAAAAAGCGCTCTATTATTATAAAAGAGCGGCGTTATTGGGTGATTACCAAGCAAAACTTAACATTGCCAGCATCTATGAATTAGGAATTGACGTTCCAAAAAATCGAAAAGAAGCAGCTAAGTGGCGTAACGCAGCGATGCATCAGATGCAGCCATTTGATTAA
- a CDS encoding LysR family transcriptional regulator, whose protein sequence is MELQQLEYFKIVAEMQHMTHAAEQLNISQPALSKSISNIEQEIGVPLFDRQGRSISLNRYGKLFLTSVDTILHEYEKAKVEISSLVMPGYGDVAFGFIHTLGMEVVPELMAHVPDKYPNMKFTLTQAASYNLLKWLEEGQVDLCLSQRIKSKTINIEWIDLWSEELFVIVPKNHRFANRETIKLEEIKDEPFISIKRGNALRQIVDKLFEEAGITTNITFSGEEMHTVAGFVGAGLGVSLIPNIKGLNEYNVCKIRVSEPICERKIGVSWAGGRYLSPAAIQFKEYLVEYFKEK, encoded by the coding sequence ATGGAACTTCAGCAGCTTGAGTATTTTAAAATCGTTGCAGAAATGCAGCATATGACACATGCAGCAGAGCAATTAAATATTTCACAACCAGCCCTAAGTAAATCGATTTCCAATATTGAACAAGAGATTGGTGTCCCTTTATTTGATAGGCAAGGTCGTTCAATTAGTTTAAACCGATACGGCAAACTCTTTTTAACAAGTGTGGATACAATTTTACATGAATATGAAAAAGCAAAAGTTGAGATTAGCAGTCTTGTAATGCCTGGATACGGAGATGTGGCTTTTGGTTTCATTCATACTCTTGGGATGGAAGTAGTCCCTGAATTGATGGCCCATGTTCCTGATAAATATCCAAATATGAAATTTACCTTAACTCAAGCAGCGTCTTATAACCTCTTAAAATGGCTAGAAGAAGGACAGGTTGATCTATGTTTATCTCAGCGTATTAAGTCAAAAACAATAAACATTGAATGGATTGACTTATGGAGCGAGGAACTATTTGTTATTGTTCCGAAAAATCATCGTTTTGCCAATCGAGAAACAATCAAATTAGAGGAAATAAAGGATGAACCTTTTATTTCAATAAAACGAGGAAATGCGCTGCGTCAAATTGTAGATAAATTATTTGAAGAGGCTGGAATTACTACTAATATTACTTTCTCAGGAGAAGAAATGCATACAGTTGCCGGATTCGTTGGGGCAGGTTTAGGTGTTTCTCTCATTCCAAATATTAAAGGGTTAAATGAATATAACGTTTGTAAAATTCGAGTAAGCGAACCAATTTGTGAGCGGAAGATTGGAGTTTCGTGGGCGGGTGGCCGTTACTTGTCCCCTGCTGCAATTCAATTTAAAGAATATTTAGTAGAGTATTTTAAAGAAAAATAA
- a CDS encoding carboxylesterase, protein MKIIPPKPFMIEKGNRAVLLLHGFTGNTNDVKRLGRYLAERNYTVHAPLYKGHGGDPVTLIQTNPIEWWNSVLEGYDELKNKGYDEIAVAGVSLGGIFSLKLGEERPTKAIVAMSAPALAKSIDSLQERITDYTIKYKKLAGTFDEQSDQPQEIAEKYRMPTLEFLQGMINETSEKLETIQTPVHILRGLRDDEYYCESADLIYNSVKSRIKSVKSFINSGHILTLDQEKELVFEEIYRFFEGLKWNDENMKISQIS, encoded by the coding sequence ATGAAGATCATTCCTCCAAAACCATTTATGATTGAGAAAGGTAATCGTGCCGTTCTTTTACTTCATGGTTTTACTGGAAATACAAACGATGTTAAACGTTTAGGTAGATATTTAGCAGAACGTAACTATACAGTACATGCACCATTATATAAAGGTCATGGTGGTGACCCAGTGACACTTATTCAAACGAATCCTATTGAATGGTGGAACAGTGTACTCGAAGGTTATGATGAGCTAAAAAATAAAGGTTATGATGAAATCGCAGTTGCAGGTGTGTCACTTGGTGGTATTTTTTCTTTAAAGCTTGGTGAAGAACGTCCTACAAAAGCAATTGTTGCAATGTCCGCTCCTGCATTAGCAAAAAGTATCGATAGCTTGCAAGAACGTATCACCGACTATACGATTAAGTATAAAAAATTAGCCGGTACATTTGATGAACAATCTGATCAGCCTCAAGAAATAGCTGAAAAATACCGTATGCCTACTCTAGAATTTTTACAAGGCATGATCAATGAAACGAGCGAAAAGCTAGAAACAATTCAAACACCTGTTCACATTTTACGTGGACTACGTGACGATGAGTATTACTGCGAAAGTGCAGATTTAATATATAATTCCGTAAAATCTCGCATCAAGTCTGTTAAAAGCTTTATCAACTCTGGTCATATTTTAACATTAGATCAGGAAAAAGAGCTTGTTTTTGAAGAAATCTATCGTTTCTTCGAAGGACTTAAATGGAATGACGAGAATATGAAAATTTCTCAAATATCTTGA
- a CDS encoding endonuclease Q family protein, which yields MLKEFYADLHIHIGRTEKGRAVKITGSKNMTLKNILETATSRKGLDLVGIIDCHSPEVIEELEQLIGEGKAKELSKGGVRYDKTTLIPGAEIEIYDENCHGPIHILAYFPSIEKMRAFSMWMSTLQKNIHLSSQRIYCDGRTLQRKVYELGGLFIPAHVFTPFKSLYGKGVKKSLNEVFDANLIDAIELGLSSDTYMVERMSELAPYTFVTNSDAHSLGKLAREYQKIRLADASFEELKKALHQKDGRSIVTNYGLNPLLGKYHESVCADCGERITEEGHTRCPFCGKNHLIKGVSKRIAELSSAPLAEVERPPYIHQVPLDFIPGIGPKTISKLLDNFGTEMNILHEASINELAAVIPEKLANMIHLARTGKLGITVGGGGVYGKIDVDGT from the coding sequence GTGCTAAAGGAATTTTACGCCGATTTACATATACATATTGGCCGAACTGAAAAGGGAAGAGCGGTTAAGATTACAGGAAGCAAAAATATGACATTAAAGAATATATTGGAAACAGCAACCTCTAGAAAGGGGTTAGATTTAGTCGGTATCATAGACTGTCATTCGCCAGAAGTAATTGAAGAGTTGGAGCAACTCATAGGAGAAGGAAAAGCAAAAGAACTATCAAAAGGCGGTGTGCGATACGATAAAACAACGTTGATTCCCGGTGCAGAAATCGAAATCTATGATGAGAATTGCCATGGCCCCATTCATATTCTTGCTTACTTTCCATCCATAGAGAAGATGCGGGCGTTTTCCATGTGGATGAGTACACTGCAAAAAAATATTCATTTGAGCTCTCAGCGAATCTATTGCGATGGGCGGACGTTGCAGCGAAAGGTATATGAATTAGGTGGACTATTCATCCCTGCACATGTGTTCACACCATTTAAAAGTCTTTACGGGAAGGGTGTAAAGAAAAGCTTAAATGAAGTATTTGATGCAAACTTAATTGATGCTATAGAGCTCGGCTTGAGTTCGGATACGTATATGGTGGAGAGGATGAGTGAGCTAGCCCCTTATACCTTTGTAACGAATTCAGACGCCCATTCACTGGGAAAGCTTGCTCGTGAATATCAAAAAATTCGATTAGCGGATGCCAGTTTTGAAGAATTAAAAAAAGCGCTCCATCAAAAGGATGGGCGATCAATTGTCACAAATTACGGCTTAAATCCACTTCTCGGAAAATATCATGAATCAGTCTGTGCTGATTGTGGAGAACGAATAACTGAAGAAGGGCACACCAGATGTCCTTTTTGCGGTAAAAACCATTTGATAAAAGGTGTTTCCAAGAGAATTGCTGAATTATCAAGTGCCCCTTTAGCAGAAGTAGAAAGACCGCCCTATATCCATCAAGTTCCGCTCGACTTTATACCAGGAATTGGTCCGAAAACAATATCGAAACTGTTGGATAACTTCGGGACGGAAATGAATATATTGCACGAAGCCTCCATTAATGAGTTAGCAGCAGTGATTCCTGAAAAATTAGCAAATATGATTCATTTAGCAAGAACGGGTAAATTAGGGATTACAGTTGGAGGGGGAGGTGTTTATGGGAAAATCGATGTAGATGGAACATAA
- a CDS encoding methyl-accepting chemotaxis protein, with protein MKTIKAKLITILLSLSIIPLILITTIIFFVTNQGFSNLTESQQNKMIHNVQSELDHVSRDLLKITNSYSRNEQIISSFQSGSRDNLLSTVDEIFPRLQEEHQLSVFEFGDTNGIVLLRGHNPEKYGDDKSDIQAIQEALNGESIAGFEVGQSGLSVRAFAPLSVGEKVVGTLQTSVESTFLEELSEQLEGVTINLYDKEGTTIYSSSPANPDSPLSKDTLAQIMNGEMPTIEVKETMETILPMNDPTGNQIIGGIGVKQDVSIIQQIQNKLLLIASIILLGTVIIVLIIAISFSRSFSKPIVHLSKSLEELSNGNLNIETAESPRKDELGHLLNAMHVMKSKLYETMQKVSQSALHVATQSADLKEATDEIQAGSLQISSTMTEISFGSESQASNITDLASNTTDFSVGIQDTRQKGYEVNDSSKEVLQLTIDGKEKMQLSDEQMIKIDQVMKEAVLKMNSLEIQTKEISKLVLIIEEIASQTNLLALNAAIEAARAGEQGKGFAVVAEEVRKLAEQVSNSVTDITKIVATIQDETHLVELSLKNGYKEVQQGSSLIQSTGETFNHIYVSISTMAENINNITNHLDDNVNRTNQMHDFIEQIASVSEETAAAVEQTAATTQEFNSSIEGISKNTEQLSSLADDLKVLVQHFKL; from the coding sequence GTGAAAACCATCAAAGCTAAACTAATTACAATATTACTTTCTTTATCTATCATTCCCTTAATCTTAATAACTACAATTATTTTCTTCGTGACTAATCAGGGTTTTTCTAACTTAACAGAAAGTCAGCAAAATAAGATGATCCATAATGTTCAAAGTGAATTAGATCATGTCTCTAGAGATTTGTTAAAAATCACAAATTCTTACTCACGAAACGAACAAATTATCTCGAGTTTTCAATCTGGAAGTCGAGATAATTTGTTAAGCACTGTAGATGAAATTTTTCCACGTTTACAGGAAGAACATCAATTATCAGTATTCGAATTTGGTGATACTAATGGGATTGTACTTTTGAGAGGACATAATCCCGAAAAATACGGTGATGACAAAAGCGATATACAAGCTATACAAGAAGCCTTAAATGGAGAATCAATTGCCGGCTTTGAAGTAGGTCAAAGCGGTCTTTCCGTTAGAGCATTTGCCCCCTTATCGGTAGGTGAAAAAGTAGTTGGTACTCTACAAACAAGTGTTGAAAGTACATTCCTAGAAGAATTAAGTGAACAACTGGAAGGCGTGACTATTAATTTATACGACAAGGAAGGGACTACAATTTATTCTTCCAGCCCAGCAAATCCTGATTCACCACTTTCAAAAGACACGCTTGCTCAAATAATGAACGGTGAGATGCCTACTATAGAAGTGAAGGAAACAATGGAAACTATTCTTCCTATGAACGATCCAACTGGAAACCAAATCATCGGTGGCATTGGCGTAAAGCAAGACGTTTCAATCATACAGCAAATTCAAAACAAACTTTTACTCATTGCTAGCATCATATTGTTAGGAACCGTCATCATTGTTCTGATTATCGCTATCTCCTTTAGTCGTTCGTTTTCTAAACCAATTGTTCACCTTTCAAAGTCATTAGAAGAGCTTTCAAATGGTAATTTAAATATCGAAACGGCAGAAAGTCCTAGAAAAGACGAGCTTGGTCACTTATTAAATGCAATGCATGTCATGAAAAGTAAACTCTATGAAACAATGCAAAAGGTATCTCAGTCCGCCCTTCATGTTGCGACACAAAGTGCTGACCTTAAAGAAGCTACAGACGAAATACAAGCGGGTTCACTACAGATTTCATCTACAATGACTGAAATCTCATTTGGTTCAGAAAGCCAGGCGAGTAATATAACTGACTTAGCTTCAAATACAACAGATTTCTCTGTGGGCATTCAAGATACACGCCAGAAAGGTTATGAAGTAAATGATTCTTCAAAAGAAGTTCTTCAATTAACTATTGATGGGAAAGAAAAGATGCAGCTTTCAGATGAGCAAATGATAAAAATTGATCAGGTGATGAAAGAAGCCGTTCTTAAAATGAATAGTCTGGAGATCCAGACAAAGGAAATTTCAAAGTTAGTCTTAATAATAGAAGAAATCGCTAGTCAAACAAATCTCTTAGCATTGAATGCAGCAATAGAAGCTGCTCGAGCTGGTGAACAAGGTAAAGGCTTTGCAGTAGTTGCAGAGGAGGTAAGAAAACTGGCTGAACAGGTTTCAAATTCGGTTACAGACATTACGAAGATTGTCGCTACTATTCAGGATGAAACACATCTTGTTGAATTATCACTTAAGAATGGCTATAAAGAAGTTCAACAAGGCTCTTCACTAATCCAGTCTACCGGGGAAACATTTAATCACATCTATGTGTCAATCTCTACTATGGCAGAGAATATAAACAATATCACGAATCATTTAGATGACAATGTAAATCGTACAAACCAAATGCACGATTTCATTGAACAAATCGCCTCTGTTTCTGAGGAAACCGCTGCCGCAGTAGAACAAACGGCTGCAACAACACAAGAATTTAATAGCTCCATTGAAGGGATTTCTAAAAATACTGAACAGCTTTCCTCACTTGCAGATGATTTAAAAGTTTTAGTTCAACACTTTAAACTATAA
- the guaD gene encoding guanine deaminase, which yields MPKFAHVFQGTAFSSKSFSEVTILKDYLYCINQNGIIEKLISPEDKQYEALLNEYEGKENFHRLSEGEYVLPGFIDLHVHAAQWAQSGTALDLPLEEWLNAYTFPVEAKFSNLDFAQSVYEDLVKTLLANGTTTVLYFATVHKEASLLLAKICADLGQRGLVGKVVMDNVEQCPDYYRDANTEIALKETEEFIIEVQQLNKQTKQGIFPVVTPRFIPSCTDEALKGLGELAAKYNTHIQSHCSESDWQHDYVKDRFKKHDAFALNDFGLLQEKSIMAHCNFIADEDAKLFAATGTAAAHCPISNVFFSNGVFPAKHIHEQGVDIGLGTDVSGGFSPSLFDNLRQAVIASRMLEEGVDTTVSGDKRGVSSSRLTTSEAFYFATAGGGESLSLPIGKIEENYAWDIQIINTTLPTAKLPIFNDPLEDVFQKILYLARPENIQEVWVQGEQVHRR from the coding sequence ATGCCAAAATTTGCACATGTATTTCAAGGAACTGCATTTTCTAGCAAGAGTTTTTCAGAGGTTACTATATTAAAAGATTATTTATATTGTATTAATCAAAATGGTATTATTGAGAAATTGATATCTCCCGAAGATAAGCAGTATGAAGCTTTACTCAATGAATATGAAGGTAAAGAGAATTTTCACCGATTATCAGAAGGCGAATATGTATTGCCTGGATTTATAGATCTCCATGTACATGCCGCACAATGGGCTCAATCTGGTACTGCCCTCGACCTTCCGCTAGAAGAATGGTTAAATGCATATACCTTCCCTGTCGAAGCTAAGTTTTCAAATCTCGATTTTGCACAATCCGTCTATGAAGATTTAGTTAAAACACTACTCGCTAACGGAACTACGACCGTACTTTATTTCGCCACTGTACATAAAGAAGCCAGTCTATTATTAGCTAAAATCTGCGCCGACCTCGGACAACGTGGTCTTGTAGGAAAAGTAGTCATGGATAACGTCGAACAGTGCCCGGACTATTACCGTGACGCCAATACTGAAATAGCCCTTAAAGAAACAGAGGAATTTATTATCGAGGTACAACAATTAAACAAGCAAACAAAGCAAGGGATTTTTCCGGTTGTTACACCTCGCTTTATACCAAGCTGTACGGACGAGGCTTTAAAAGGGTTAGGTGAACTAGCAGCTAAATATAATACGCATATTCAGTCCCATTGTAGTGAAAGTGATTGGCAGCATGACTATGTGAAAGATCGTTTTAAGAAACATGATGCTTTTGCTTTAAATGATTTTGGATTACTGCAAGAAAAATCCATCATGGCCCACTGTAACTTTATAGCCGATGAGGACGCAAAACTTTTTGCAGCGACAGGCACAGCAGCTGCCCATTGTCCCATTTCAAATGTCTTTTTCTCAAATGGTGTGTTTCCTGCCAAGCATATCCATGAACAAGGGGTGGATATCGGCTTAGGTACAGATGTCTCTGGAGGCTTCTCTCCTAGTCTTTTTGATAACCTCAGACAAGCTGTAATCGCTTCAAGAATGCTAGAGGAAGGTGTAGATACAACGGTGTCTGGCGACAAAAGAGGTGTCTCTTCTTCCCGTCTAACTACAAGTGAAGCATTCTACTTTGCTACAGCTGGCGGCGGAGAATCCTTAAGCCTACCCATCGGTAAAATTGAAGAAAATTACGCTTGGGACATACAAATCATAAATACAACTCTTCCCACAGCAAAACTCCCTATATTTAACGATCCATTAGAAGATGTATTTCAAAAAATCCTGTATCTTGCCCGACCAGAAAACATTCAAGAAGTGTGGGTTCAAGGGGAACAAGTACATCGGAGATAG
- a CDS encoding DUF423 domain-containing protein: MNVLLVIGAILAFLGVVLGAFGAHALKDKFPEPRFEQIWNTAVQYQMYHALGLILLGILSNDVLLGTSSLLSWAGYLMFAGVVFFSGSLYVLSVTGVKKLGAITPIGGLLFLAGWVLLFIEVI; encoded by the coding sequence ATGAACGTCTTATTAGTAATTGGAGCAATATTAGCCTTTTTAGGTGTAGTACTTGGTGCTTTCGGGGCACATGCTTTAAAGGATAAGTTTCCTGAGCCACGCTTTGAACAAATTTGGAATACAGCAGTTCAATATCAAATGTACCATGCATTAGGATTAATTCTTCTAGGTATTCTTTCAAATGATGTGTTATTAGGAACTTCAAGCTTATTATCTTGGGCTGGGTATTTAATGTTTGCAGGTGTTGTGTTCTTTTCTGGTAGTTTATATGTCTTATCTGTAACAGGCGTAAAAAAATTAGGAGCCATTACACCCATCGGTGGTCTGTTATTCTTAGCGGGTTGGGTTCTACTATTTATTGAGGTTATTTAA
- a CDS encoding YusW family protein, producing MKLKLILTSSLLLGVLVGCGDDDVDQDELVTNPEPTNEMTTENEEQTNGQSEGNQQEDTAYNFTHFDLDVEYANDVSYNAEYTSNQNGIAAEFEDEVNRIDTSGDEAYNHFAQYLEQLTFDENTEDQEVLNQVMTAFGLDENYTEFELEVKFENGDTKTYRFTK from the coding sequence ATGAAATTAAAATTAATATTAACAAGTTCATTGTTATTAGGAGTTCTAGTTGGTTGTGGCGATGATGATGTAGATCAAGATGAATTAGTGACAAATCCTGAACCAACTAATGAAATGACTACCGAAAATGAAGAACAAACAAATGGTCAAAGTGAGGGAAATCAACAAGAGGATACAGCTTACAATTTCACTCATTTTGATTTAGATGTGGAATATGCAAATGATGTTTCCTACAATGCTGAATATACGAGTAACCAAAATGGTATAGCGGCAGAATTTGAAGACGAAGTTAATCGTATCGATACTTCTGGTGATGAGGCTTACAATCATTTTGCCCAATATCTGGAACAGTTAACTTTTGATGAGAATACCGAGGATCAAGAGGTTTTAAATCAAGTGATGACAGCCTTTGGTTTAGACGAGAACTACACAGAATTTGAACTAGAAGTGAAGTTCGAAAATGGTGATACTAAAACATACAGATTCACAAAATAA
- a CDS encoding PTS transporter subunit IIC — protein sequence MKDFFSKLLNGMSIAIVCALIPNALLGEILKLIIPSVPSLQHLFDATVIVMSMLPLLTGILVGMQFKLTQIQTASVGIATVIGSGAIIKTAEGLFTLNGIGVTLNSGLTAALAVLFVKLVGERLKEYSILLIPMLSVVIPGMIGYMILPYVKTSAGLIGEGVAYLTGLQPVLMGALLAVIFGVVIISPISTVGIATVIMLSGIGSGAANLGIVAVGMGLFLASLKANSLGTALAHVLGSPKIQMRNFFMKPTIAIPMLISAAILGGLAGVFNVQGTPYSAGFGLSGLVGPLNYINLAEGGWTSSNIAIMLSMFFVLPLILNLFFIYIFKKKLKLVKDEDYKLDFE from the coding sequence ATGAAAGACTTCTTCAGTAAACTCCTAAATGGGATGAGTATCGCCATCGTTTGCGCTCTTATTCCCAATGCTTTGCTTGGTGAAATATTAAAGTTGATTATTCCTTCTGTTCCATCACTTCAGCATCTATTCGATGCCACTGTTATTGTTATGAGTATGCTACCTCTCTTAACGGGTATTTTGGTAGGAATGCAATTTAAATTAACTCAGATTCAAACAGCAAGTGTCGGCATTGCCACTGTCATTGGAAGTGGAGCCATTATAAAAACTGCTGAAGGATTATTTACCTTAAACGGTATTGGTGTAACCCTTAACTCGGGTTTAACCGCTGCTCTTGCGGTACTTTTCGTAAAGCTTGTTGGCGAAAGGTTAAAAGAGTACTCCATTCTTTTGATTCCGATGTTATCAGTAGTGATTCCAGGCATGATTGGGTACATGATCTTACCTTATGTGAAAACAAGTGCTGGATTGATTGGTGAAGGAGTTGCTTACTTAACAGGTTTACAGCCTGTCTTAATGGGGGCACTACTTGCCGTGATTTTTGGTGTTGTTATCATTTCGCCGATTTCTACAGTTGGTATCGCAACTGTCATTATGCTTTCGGGTATTGGATCTGGAGCTGCAAATTTAGGTATTGTTGCAGTTGGTATGGGATTATTCTTAGCTAGCCTAAAAGCAAATTCATTAGGTACAGCCTTAGCTCATGTATTAGGGTCACCTAAAATTCAAATGCGAAACTTCTTTATGAAGCCAACTATCGCTATTCCAATGTTAATATCTGCTGCTATACTCGGCGGACTTGCTGGCGTATTCAATGTTCAAGGAACACCTTATAGTGCAGGATTTGGTTTATCCGGCTTAGTGGGCCCATTAAATTATATCAATTTGGCTGAAGGTGGCTGGACTAGCTCGAACATCGCCATCATGTTGAGCATGTTCTTTGTCCTCCCACTCATCCTAAACCTATTCTTTATTTATATATTTAAAAAGAAACTGAAGCTAGTGAAGGATGAAGATTATAAGTTAGATTTTGAATGA